One Pocillopora verrucosa isolate sample1 chromosome 10, ASM3666991v2, whole genome shotgun sequence genomic window carries:
- the LOC136283675 gene encoding lysophosphatidic acid receptor 3-like: MFHTHAIVILCIICVESLLIFICNAFTIFVFWKNRNKLKRTTFLLINLAVADLLVGLIQLISTGAYNTILQIQTNSTRAGIESEEWIWAVPQVLSPHASIFFLVLISLERAYALIWPLRHRVASIKGYIYSAIFVWASAIALQTLSLLVTYRKILNFDHWMIALSCIAALFLITICACYLTIRAKLSFIGFAAVAGKGNSLEQNKKLSRAFFTVTAASLVCWAPSSVGYFIFHLSSKRCPMAAVHSFYIFYLGNSLVNPIIYSFKFPMFRKTLRKMRLKKTQYRVS; encoded by the coding sequence ATGTTTCATACCCATGCTATCGTGATTCTGTGCATAATTTGTGTTGAGTCCTTactaattttcatttgcaacgCTTTCACCATATTCGTGTTTTGGAAAAACCGTAACAAACTAAAGAGAACCACATTTCTTCTCATAAACTTAGCTGTGGCAGATCTTCTTGTCGGACTCATCCAGTTGATATCAACAGGAGCGTACAACACTATACTTCAAATCCAAACAAACAGCACCCGAGCTGGCATTGAATCAGAAGAATGGATTTGGGCTGTGCCTCAAGTATTGTCACCGCATGCATCAATATTTTTCCTTGTGCTCATCTCACTGGAACGTGCATATGCTCTGATTTGGCCGCTACGACATCGAGTAGCAAGTATCAAAGGCTATATTTACAGCGCTATCTTTGTGTGGGCTTCTGCCATAGCTCTTCAGACATTGTCTTTGCTTGTCACGTACCGTAAAATTCTGAATTTTGATCATTGGATGATCGCATTATCTTGTATAGCGGCTTTATTCCTGATTACAATTTGTGCGTGCTATTTGACAATACGAGCTAAACTCAGTTTCATTGGATTTGCTGCAGTTGCGGGCAAGGGAAATTCACTAgaacagaacaagaaactcTCCAGGGCGTTTTTCACTGTGACAGCTGCCTCTCTTGTCTGTTGGGCTCCAAGTAGTGTCGgttactttatttttcatctgaGTTCCAAGAGATGTCCAATGGCAGCTGTTcacagtttttacattttttatttggGCAATTCTTTGGTGAATCCCATCATTTATAGTTTTAAATTTCCCATGTTTCGAAAAACTTTACGAAAAATGAGACTAAAAAAGACTCAGTATAGAGTCAGTTGA